The genomic interval aaacatgtgtGTAcatatgtacacgcgttagaagttatacttctttggcgtgccaagataaaaacctttttaaaattttaaacttgcGCCTTATTcgacgtttgtagaaaaacgacatcactaatagaaaaaaggtatttattatataaaatacattgaaagttttttataacgttttatccagttaaataaagtttatttaaataccacAAAAAATTACTgctaaataattaatgaaatgtagttttgttttattatagcaTGCCTTATACATAttgatattaactttttttgaaaaactaaaatgttgactatagctaacttcagggcgTAATTTTTTGTAATAGGAGCGAGAGTGGCTGGTAAAAGCACACAATTAGAGCGAGTTGATCAGCGATAGGGATAATAACATGACGATTTAATTTACGGTTTATAGTGGAGAGAGCGGCGTGGAAAATGTACGATTTGGAAGTAGAAGATTATTGCAACAACTTTGTATTCTAAGCCACATACAATATAAGTAGTAGTAATAGATTCACTAGAAAcatgcttgacgtttcaaaagtgcttaaaaaaatgcaattggaagtttgaattttgaattaaaacctGTTTTTGAACAGGTATAATacaagaaattttatttagtatttcacGCTTTCTTTCATAACCTATAACATTATGGGGCCAAAGGGTGTTCAAGTTTCATAATCCATACGTTCTTTTGAAATTTACCATTCATGAAGCGGAGTAGTATGAACTGGTCATCAAATTTTTTGAATTGAACGTCATAATTGTTTCGACTGCCTGgcataatttcttttaaataatttattttatttatttagaatactttattgcacaaacttaaaaacaatacaaggaaacaaaaaaaaaaaagtaaaattacaaacaattaaaaaaaaaataataataataataataaaaaaaagttaaatacagttgtgtgcaaaggcggccttattgcaaaagcaatctcttacagacaacccttggtgaaagttataatagaaaacaagagggacagtgcaaacaatgaaacatacacaggcaagagaaaaaaaaaaaaaaaaaaaaaaataataatgtatattaataagCTTTAGGGTTCGATGTTTGAATTCGTCTGAGATGTAATtagatgtttaattttaattgcgatAGGAGTTACATTAATGACGTAAGTAAAATCGCTGTGCCTACTAAACAAtgtcataattaattttaaacatggTAATGTaggagtaggtaggtacccagTTTGGGCGCGCCCAAActgggtacctacctactcctacattacattatataattaaatttattttcaatcttgtattataaatgtaacattatttatgtggtagtagcagtagagctttttgtggcagctcgccggagaagtactatcgccatccttttttctgctgctaagcggcattgttgcgatactgtgttccggtcttaagggCGTGATTGCCGATGTAATAACAGATACATGAGACTTCACATGTACGTCTCAAGTTGATAGACAtggggcggcatgttgcaggacgtgctccttgcatgtcatgtgcagtgttgctctgtttataggcgatggttttccacttaccatcaggtggaccataagtatttaaaaaaaaatgtattaaaattaatggaAATTGAAATATCCGAAAtcgggtttttttatttatttaaacgattgtgccttttggagtagagaccgtgagactttgggaccgtggggtccggaggcatgAGCtcatttcaaagaattatcgaaaagggttatcgagtctaccggtgatcctagagcgggcagttaccttggccaacgaattagtttggccatccaaaggggcaatgctgccagcatcttaggaactgtgcctcgctgcagtggtttcgaggacgttttagattttatttagtttttaatattttattttaggttatatttataaaacaattattttaaacaataaataaattttaataataaatttaaacgatTTGATTATTTTGTTCATAAAGTAAACGACGTTATATTTTGAGGATACAATTTGCATATTGCACTATACCGTTTCATGTAACATATTTCTTCAATCAAAGGTTTTCTGGacgagatcgcttcaagcgataaggccgccgttgcgcatatattttgtattctcGTTTACTTTGTTAAcctagctttctatttgtatgtgaaATAAAGACTTTCTGTCTTTCTTTATAACcttattaacaaaatacattatcGCTGTTAACACTTGAAATTTGCAGGAAATAATAAGGTAGCAAAAACGTTTTTGGTCTTATTTAAATGGGAGATCCTGGGTAAAATCCCCGGTAGGGCAATatggtattttataatttctaaagttATCTTGTCTATTCTGGTGGCAGGCTTTGATTGACAAGTTATGAACCTACCGGCAGGAGACGTGCCGCCAACTGATTTAGCGTTTCAGTGTGGTGCcgccacagaactaagaacatacagaaaccgcgcacacgactaatattgaattaaaaagaacttttaattttagtagCGTTTTTATAAAACAGGCATtttgtcacttcattccattaaaaagttgacaataattattataactaaatagGAATGAGGAAAATGGAGAAAAGTTTGTGCAACTAGCAAAATTGTGAGGCCGATTTCACAGTTTTTgtgacacaatacactgcattcaataatggctgaatgagggttctgtacgttcttaattctttggttTTCGCGTAGGAAGCGTTTAGGGTTATGGGTTTATTATATCTGCCATACCCGTAGGTTAGTCCCCTATCATCTCGGCCTGCATTATCACTTTCAACAAGGGTGGGATTGCAAATggcaaagtgaaaaaaaaagaaatatgtgtCAATTTTTCACCTCAGTAACCCAAAATGCCAGTTACAAAGGTTGTTGTGACAAAAGTAAACAGTTAAGTTAGCTATAGTAACTTCGACATTGACATTGCGATAATTGGAAACAATCCTCAATGCTACAAGTTAAGCATTCGCTTGTTTCTAGTATTTATTAGTACCTAACATTTGATATATAGATcttcttattcttttttatgttgAGAAACGGAATTTTAATTGCTATGAAAGTATAACAGGGAGCAAGTATTTTTTCTCAGGTGTAATAAAGATTAGCATCGCTTCGAACAAACAAAGCTCTCTGCATTTTCCCTTGGCGAAAATTTTCACGCATTACATTTGTATACCACGAGAAAACATCTCACAAAATGAAAAACGTTTTCACCGTGACGCAGGTCAGGGCTTCGAGAGAGACGCGATACTCAATTAAGATAAGCCGCTGGCAAACGACAGTCACGGCATAATTATGTCGCTCATTCGTCGTGCCCGAACTGAAATTACTATCGTATTAAGAGTAGAGAGCAGGGAGGGTTGTTATGGTGCATCCAGTATCAAAACTATATCAGCGGAGGATCGTTGCCGTAGGCGCTCAGTCTGTGCGCGTCTCGTGTGCGCGCTCAACGCGAACGAAAGAAAGTGAAACTCAAAAACGAAAATGACAGTGATTCTACTAACCGCATGTTTACTTCACCTAACTGCAGTAAATAGCTACGGAAACggatatgaaaaatttaaaacttaccaGTTAGATGTTCCCGGTAAAGAACCAATTACAATAATCGAAAACACTCCCAAAAAAGATAATGTGCGACAGTGGGAAGTCACTGAAACTACCTCAGATAATGATTCCGATATGAAAAACCTTATGACCGATATAATTCATGATGTGAAAGAAAACAGACCGCGGTGCTATGGGCCTTCTTGTCAAGAAGGATTCATCGAAAACGAAGGTCCACAAGAAGATTTTGAAGACTATGCAATAGAAAATATGGACAAATTGAAAAGTTTTAAAGACTTTTCGAATGAACGTCTTCAAGCTATCGCGGCTTTGGCAGCGAAattaaaaaggaataaaataaaatcagacCGATTCTCTGCAACATCAAATCAAGAAGACGAAAATGATGACAAAGTATATACTTCTTGGAATCGTCTTAAAGTAAAGCAACATAAACATCCTTTTGACGATAAAGATGGTTGGGTGACATTAGAACCGGTGGCTTGGTCTACGAGCAAAATATCAAAATGGAAGCCGAATGTTAAAAAGCAAAAACCTACCTATTggaataatgatgatgatgatacaaaataTTCTAATGATGACCGGTTCACTTCATACCAAGAGACGGATAACGGGTACATGTATCCTCAAAACAGACCAACTCTGTCACGCCCtgggtttataaataataaacttcataTTCCTCAAGAATACGAACCAGAATTGCCTTCAAAACCGACATGGACTAAAAACAAACCTCAACCCCAGCAACAATCGGTGCACAGTTATCAATCATCGTGGTCATCTGATGACAGCCGACGTCCATACAAACCAGTGACAAATTGTGATAAAGATGATCCATATacaaatgatgatgcagtttattATGGAATGTCTGATTCTGTTGTGACTGATCCCCGCCCATCTAACTTCCCATATGAATATGAAGCGCTGCATCAGTCGTCGATGCAAAAGCGACCAGCAAGAAGACCAACACAGGTCGTTTACTCCGACATAGACGATGATCGTTCATCGAGACCTCCGCATGGTGATGGTCACTGGGTTTTACTTTCGACTACAAAAGGATATAGGAACAAGAAACGCCAGAGATCACTTGAACCTCCTGCAGAAAATATAGCAGTACCGTCTATAACATCTCATCAGTCAGTTTCTCTAACTGTTCTACCAACTGATGATCACTCTCGTACAAACATGACAACATCACATGGTGGTTTATTGGAAGTTGAGAAAAGTTTTCAGACTGTTGAAGAATCTAAACGTGACATGGATATGAAGAATGACTTAGAAGTAGCAGCAAGCCAGCATAGGCCTATGAGGAATAAATTGATACGTAAAAAACTTGTGGGTAACAAAAATTCACCTGATAGTTCGACAGTGATGGCGGCTGTTGGAGCAGGAATGGTTCCTGCTACGATGGCTATGGTAGTGCCAATGATGTTAGGTAGACGTCGACGAAGGGATCTTTATAACGAACCTCAGATCttgtatttaaatgaatatctCCAAAGAAATAATTAATCCCTCCTCTTAGAATAGGtacgtatttattaaatatagttataaatgtgaaattttaaatgaGTATGACTGTGatcaatactataataataatttttaatttaatagatgTTAAGATTTAAGAATAGCGTTCTGAAGGTTAAAGtggcaataaaaaattatttattaatcgatTTTTATAACGGGCCTTGACTAATCCAATGTATAAAATGCGTGTTAACAAAACGAAATGGAAAAACGTACGTAATGGTGTCTGAACAGTGGTCTCCGATATAATTATTTCGGTTGGTAAGATAGTTAAGGGCCAAATAGTGTCAAGTATTCTAGATATATGTCACGCCAGAAGTCATACATTGGCTCTCCATTATTGCAGACAGGTTTGAAAATAAGAATACAGTTGGTACTACATTATTGTCTAATGGACAGAGGTACGTACTGCTAAAACGAAAAACAGCACTACGTCCTACACCAATTTCTATGAACACtattaatttcagaatttcgTTTTGCGAACTTCGGAGATAATTGATTCAAtatctatagtttaaaaaaggtacaaatattataatataatcattttttaaaagaCTTATCTGgtaagttaattaaattttggatttttaagTTTGAATAACTATATTCCTGACTGGCTTACGTATTACGTGATGCTATGTCTTTTGTGCTTCCCCGCATATCCTCCTTAGTTTCCAACATTGCAATGGAATTCCTTAGTTCCGGGATATGAAGGCTCTTTTAGCCTTGTGAAGAAATTTTAGAAAAGCCACTGAATTAACTGTGAAGCTAGTTAATTCATCCGTTGTACTTACTTGACAATACTAAGAATCCCATAAATTAACtatacaaagaaatatttattgaattaattaaaggAATGTTAAAgaatatgaattttattaaatcagatcatttattcatttaatttacaaaaataattaggtattttaataaatataaaattaacttatatCTATTTTGAGTTAGCCATTTATGCTTTTGATATAGTTTAATCAGAGAATCAAGACACAAAaaccattaagtatttatattgttttattaaaattaagtatatgATTAAGTTATAGATAAGATTTCAAATATCACATATCGTccaaataattatgaaatatttggAATATTTTGCATAACCagtttttctttacatttttcgGTAAGTACAAATCGATATTCGTTTACTTTAACAaaatctttttagttttttaaagattCGATTAGCTatctaaatctttaaaaaactaaaaagactttgctgttgtagaaaatatttatttcttgtattttagttatttaaaaaggcatattttgtttttaactccTTTTTGTCATTACTTTagaatactcaaatcgctatcggtttgcttataatatttggagagttccctcgatttcgcTAGAATCCCTCAAATAGATCTTTACCAAAAATGGTGGGATCACTTCTAAgatatttacatacaaaaaatagGATCACCACAATCGGTTTATGATTAACtgagtaatcgcgtaacaaatatacaaaaaaaaacatacagtcaaAGTAAACCATATTTTTGAGCAAAAATCAACCACAACTCTTTATTGTTTGGTTTTGACCAAGAAATACATTTGAGCAACGTAATACGCTTGGCTTTTTTCTGTcaacatttcaaatttttggTCGTTTCTTGCTGATTGATACCTTTCAGCCGTACAGTTTcagtaactaaataaatttaaaaaaatctaatgattagtttaatttaaagtcTTTGACATGAAAATGTTAagcttgttttttgtttgttggctTCTCAGTAGTATCTGGACTGAATAGATTATGCATTATAAAGAAACAGGTCTCAAAGAAGCCTGAAATTTTGGTCTACTTAAAgaaatggtttttattttgtcatcttttgtttgtttaagtaTTTACGCCGGGAAAAGGTGGCAATTGGAATTTGAAAATCCCTCCAAAATATGTACGTTCAGCAGATTACgtctataaatttataatttcaattcaaCGACTCCCGGTTACGTTTGGAGGTTATGTTCAAGCTGATAGCGCATCTCGAGATCAGCTGCAGTATCTATAGTTATCAAAGCATTTTACAGTAGTTATTGCAAATTCGTGATGATgcaaattccaaatttaaattcaaataggaAAACAGACGTTTTCAATCATGTATAttatatgcattgtaagagttataaaaagcctacacttaagtatttataactcgtactggagattttctttattcagttttagattacaattttaaaattataaaatactaaccTATTCCCGCGTTAGATCACTTTGGGTGGCAGCACTGAACCCTCGTCCAATGAGGCCTATGCCCAGCTTTTACAGTTACTATGTAGTATATACGTTATGTTTAACACATAACGTATATACTACGTACACATGACGTATACACATTTTCAAAGACTTTTTTTTCCTACCAACTAACGGAAAGGCTAACGTCGCGTCGTTAcatgttttgaaaatattttttttaacttcttcGCACTTACAAAAGTTGACACAAGTTGGTTTATCACAGATAAGTAATCTACTAGAACATGTTGAGGAGCACTGCAGCTACTCAACGTactctattaataaaaatggtgCCACAAACGAacacaaatctttaaataaacaaaatttgacTGTTTTGAAAATAGTGCTATCTTTTGTCAAGAAAAACATTATGAAAAGAATCGTTATTATCAATTCAGAAGCTGTCAATTCAATTATCAAATATTTGTGTTCAACAGAATTTTAACTTATAAGCACTGTTAAAGAGCTAACAGGATTTGTGCACAATCAAATGAAAACATTGCtcttattttgcttttatttcacGCCCGCGCCTCTGGCACAAAGGCTTTCAGTTTCTTGAACAAACAACGTGAAGGTATCATAATATGACAGTATGCACACAAATGTCGATATTTTGTCAGTATTTGTACAGCACTTCGCCAGGACGATGGTAAATGTTGCCAGTCCTTATTGCCTCCATTAAGTACTTGACGCTGAAGAGGGAAACTATCAGAATCACTGCaatcaaataagaaaataatataaacatattagtctataccACTGTAACAGGACAattcaagtaaacaaaatattttttctacttgTAGAAGCTTAACTATACACAAAACagatttatgtgtataatagtATCGACGTACGTCAAATTCTCTTTCAAACTTCATTATTCACCCATCTATTTACTTCGGTCAACGTTGCTTCTGCGCTCAACTGACTATTTTTGATGTTGCTATTTTTATACACATTCTTCGATTATAAACAGTTATTAAGGTGTAAACGTGTAGTAGTTCGCCGAGACGGTCACTTGTGTGACAAAGTTAATAACgtttatctgtatgtttgttatatatgttTTGCACAGTTTcaaccaatcttgatgaaattttgcacattGATTTTATCCAGCAGGTAGGCAACACAACTcgataataaatatgttattttctattttgaaAGGGAAAAGTATATTCCATTTAGGTTTATGTGTTCTAAGGAAGTATGTTTTTACCATCTGATACAGCAATCAGTCCCAGTTGAATCCAGCCCGCAGTGAGCGCTTCCCACACTATCAGCCCAATGGTCAAGAAAATGTGAACAAAACTGTACATGAAGAAAGTTGTGATTGCGCAGTCGTTAACCTGAAAGCACAGAAATCAtgtgaaagtcaaagtcaaatatttcgttattcaaataggcacatattattatatacaaaatgacaTAGcagagtagtgatggcgataactacatttttGAACTAAAAACTATAGCACATACAAAGGTTTTAACGCGCCCttctctaagaagaagcccacaacaaacatagccgggtgttctttttgttatcaccatctcacattgtcatttgaaaatattttatgatcaTGATCATGTTCTTTATTTTAACGGATAGGACATCGACTGATGGTCGGCTCTAATTTTAAGACGTAGCGATAACTCGAGCATAAAGCAATGGTGAATCCATTGCCCACTGAGTGTCTtgaagccttcttatgaggcccatagtaagcgactgGGTTTGGATTGTCATATACTGATGGGATTTTGAACATTTTTGTTCTAACTGTCACGAAGCTTTTCAAATGATAATCATCCGTTGAGTTGAGCAGAAATATGGATATAATTTACtatgaaaataatgaataagAAAATAAGCTGAATTTGCTATTGGTATtccgctaaaagcaggagaatctatatggtttaatttatgatttcttcaatctttctaCTCcgcatcaaacagatcttcggcaatgctcCCTCTACGCTCGTTTCGCTGCGACACCGTAGCGTGCCCAGGAATTTACAGAGAATTCCTTCTGCTGCTTTCGCGCAATATAGCATATTAAGCATTGTATTCATAGTATATCATGTAATTCCgcattgttgttttatttttgctgaGAATGGCGAGCtgaattttattctgttttttgtatttgtatcttataGCGGAAACAGACAGTGGGCAAACTGACAGTCTACAAACTGACAGTCGGCAAACTGACAGATAGACTGGCAGATGGACGGACAGTCCTAGTAATTGTGTCCCGTTTTACCTTTTGGGTACGGAGCCCTAAAAATAGTGTAATGGTAGGTATTACGAAAGCAATTTGCTCATACCTTGTAAGCGCCACACGTGAATATACAAGAGAAGATGAACATCAGCAATCCAATAATGACatacgttaaataatatatcattatgATCAATGTGACTAGATCTTCCTTCTGCGTGCCGAAAATTGtctccactttttcaaaattgCCGAATCTCTGCTCATTGGTTTCGTCTCTGGCAATGAGACTGAGACCCAGCTGGTAAAGGTGAAATGCCGCTACCGCCAAACTTATTATCTGCAAgtaacaaaatgaaaaatttcaaagtaaCTGAACGCCAAAAACCTGATTATTTTCAAATACATAATAGGGGTATTTttaatggtaataaataaaaaaaaaaaaaaaaaaaaaaaaaaaaaaaaaaattcaaaattcatttatttcaagtaggcctaatacaagcacttttgaaacgtcaagtctgtccgtgtgtagtgactctaccaccggttcggaaggcagattctaccgagaagaagccggcaagaaactcagcagttgctcttttccaacatcaaaaatttacattttatattttaacattcatttttctatcttgtgagagatgaaagcggagccggatgcttccaagcaaccttgtcattaagaaactcatcaattgtataataacctcgctgtaataaatgtgttttaacacattctttaaacttatggattggtaggtccaaaattaccttaggaatcatattataaaagcgtatactcaatcccacaaatgacttctgcacctttcgcagacgatatgcagatgtcactaatttatgaccatttcttgtaagtcgactgtttatatccactttttgtttataaagactaatatgttgtcttacaaatactatattgttataaatgtattgtgaggctaccgtaagtataccaatttctttaaatttttcacggagggattcacgtgatttaagtttatatattgaccgtacagctcttttctgcaatatgaatatagtttcaatatcagcagctttgccccataataagatcccgtaagacatcacactatgaaagtacgcgaagtaaacaagtcttgctgtttctacgtcagtaatctgtctaattttcctgacggcgtaggcagccgagcttagtttacctgctagtgtatctatatgggtaccccactgaagcttacaatccaaggtcatgcccagaaaaactgtggaatcttccatttttagtgattctccatttattattatatttttattaactatacGTACGGACGTATACGGCAAAAAAGGACCTAGTCCTTTTTTGCCGTATACGTcctgaataaacaaaaaacttaggtATGTCCCGATCCATAGATCGGTAATCTTAAGTCCTTGTACTTGGAAAAGTACTGCTATCTCACTACTCGTTCTATTTCGGTAGGGTTGAAGCAAAAGTCCaccatacaaattattattattataactctctggcatgcaggttgccttcTCAATGGTTGCCTTCACCGTTGCTAATTAAACTCTTAAAATcagcatattaaattaatgattaaagTAACGATAGCAAAACGTTAAATTAGTGCGTTacacgcacataactcggaccCAGAAGCCAaagagtaaataaacaaatcttaCATAAAACTTCTAACGCCGAGCGCATATCGTCATTTCCTTcgaaggtaaaataaatattgtgcaCGTGTTAGGGCGGACAGTAGCGAATTACGTGCTTATATAACTTAACtgtttactttcttttttcaagtaggtagCTGGCCAGCTGCTATACCTATTTGTAGTCGCTTTTGAAAGTTACCTACGtagatattttttctattgttgtgtggtaaaaaaactaaagcttcgagcATCGTCTTGCACCCTTTGGTGTTCAGTGGTGTTTTCAAGTAAACAATGGTCATGTCAGTTAAGTTAATATCGTAGTATCGACAAgtaccttcctggcgcagtggtgagcgctgtggtcttggAAGTAGAGGCCCCGCGTTCTATCCCCATTTTGGTAATTTTTAtcctctgaattttctcttctttggtctgttgggaggctttggccgtggctagtaactcAATAGCGACAAAGGCGTgcgcgattaagcgttccgattTAGTATAACTGTCACATCCCtaagctcgctaccatcttagacagcataaactcttaccatcaggtgagattgcagtcaaagaaaataaagtaataaaaacaaaaaaaatctggttGCCGCTCGCCCAGGTCGCTAATATAATATTGCATATAAAAGCGTCCTTGGCGATATGGTATATAGAAAGAAATCAACCTTTAGGTGAATATAAGCGCCCGACGAAACAAACATAGCAAAA from Pararge aegeria chromosome 18, ilParAegt1.1, whole genome shotgun sequence carries:
- the LOC120631642 gene encoding uncharacterized protein LOC120631642; this encodes MTRKFLFCFPLRLGNIVFGYIVIIISLAVAAFHLYQLGLSLIARDETNEQRFGNFEKVETIFGTQKEDLVTLIIMIYYLTYVIIGLLMFIFSCIFTCGAYKVNDCAITTFFMYSFVHIFLTIGLIVWEALTAGWIQLGLIAVSDVILIVSLFSVKYLMEAIRTGNIYHRPGEVLYKY
- the LOC120631621 gene encoding uncharacterized protein LOC120631621; the encoded protein is MTVILLTACLLHLTAVNSYGNGYEKFKTYQLDVPGKEPITIIENTPKKDNVRQWEVTETTSDNDSDMKNLMTDIIHDVKENRPRCYGPSCQEGFIENEGPQEDFEDYAIENMDKLKSFKDFSNERLQAIAALAAKLKRNKIKSDRFSATSNQEDENDDKVYTSWNRLKVKQHKHPFDDKDGWVTLEPVAWSTSKISKWKPNVKKQKPTYWNNDDDDTKYSNDDRFTSYQETDNGYMYPQNRPTLSRPGFINNKLHIPQEYEPELPSKPTWTKNKPQPQQQSVHSYQSSWSSDDSRRPYKPVTNCDKDDPYTNDDAVYYGMSDSVVTDPRPSNFPYEYEALHQSSMQKRPARRPTQVVYSDIDDDRSSRPPHGDGHWVLLSTTKGYRNKKRQRSLEPPAENIAVPSITSHQSVSLTVLPTDDHSRTNMTTSHGGLLEVEKSFQTVEESKRDMDMKNDLEVAASQHRPMRNKLIRKKLVGNKNSPDSSTVMAAVGAGMVPATMAMVVPMMLGRRRRRDLYNEPQILYLNEYLQRNN